TCCCCATTTTTGTATAAAATAAGCACTTCGTTTTGATATTGAATTCAACAATGTGAAAGGATTTTCAATATCCTGAAAAGAATGTTGGATTTTTCGGACAGTTTCTTTGTCTTTTGAAGATATACATGTAAGTGCGGTCGTTTTAGCTTGACTCTGTATCTCTTGAACTGCTTCTTCCACGGAAGATACAAAACTATTTACAGTTGTCTGACCTACACTTGCAGCCTGCAGTTGTGCAATAGCAGACGCACACATATCAAGTGTGTTCTTGTTAGATATTGGTACAACATGGTTTCAACTAGAATTTTAAGGAAAATTAGCATTACTTGGCTGATTATCAACAGCTGTTTTAGCATCCAAGTTAGCCATTTAACACAATTTGACAGTCTTTGGAATGTGCCCTGTTCAAATGCTTCCTAAAGCCTGAAAATTTACCAAATACACGACAACAATCTGCTTGACCACATTTTAGTCTAAGAATTCTACCAGGGCAAATTCCATGCATCAACTAGAGATGCCTCACGAGCAAGTTGGTACTTCCATGACTAGCATGGCAAACAAAACATATCATAAGCTCAGCAACCCTTGGAGTCTCCTTAACCTTCCCAATGTCTATGTTGTACACAGTTGTCTGTATGAAGGTGTACATGTTGAGCAGCATTGTATTGTAAGCAGTACCAAAAACAAAGTGAGTCTTGAAAAGCTCATTGAAGGCACCAAGAGAACTCGTTGACTTGCACGGCAAGGCTCGCTTGTCCAGGATGATGAAGTAAGCATGGATGCTGCTCTTCCTGGTCCCGACTGCAAGAAGATATGTTTGGCGCCTCTGGTCAATCGCATCAAGGTGCTCCTGGATACTGGTTCCTGCCTGAAGACGACAGAAACAAACTCCATCATTAGTTCATCATAACGGCTGCAGCACTGTCCAAGAATAAGAATGCCAATACAAACCTTTTGGAATATCACAAGATGCTGTTCAGCTTGGGATGGAGACATCTTGCCTGGTCTTTTGCGGCCTTGTGATGAAGGAGGAATCAAATGGAGT
This window of the Coregonus clupeaformis isolate EN_2021a chromosome 10, ASM2061545v1, whole genome shotgun sequence genome carries:
- the LOC123491668 gene encoding uncharacterized protein LOC123491668, with translation MKHSSDEETVKQKMKLTFEYRKKMTHDPSKCSTILTEFPRFLDVKGLIEQDFVLLFGEGTSAKFLGRWPTTFKQNIIMLSKTLSKATQGAELQELIQMAESAVDEGADTNADGRKRPGKMSPSQAEQHLVIFQKAGTSIQEHLDAIDQRRQTYLLAVGTRKSSIHAYFIILDKRALPCKSTSSLGAFNELFKTHFVFGTAYNTMLLNMYTFIQTTVYNIDIGKVKETPRVAELMICFVCHASHGSTNLLVRHL